A stretch of Gadus macrocephalus chromosome 17, ASM3116895v1 DNA encodes these proteins:
- the peli3 gene encoding E3 ubiquitin-protein ligase pellino homolog 1 gives MVLEGSSEALCPAPSLELRPSCNNTKSQPSPPPPLPLGTSGPQPHDPVFPSDKEPVKYGELIVLGHNGSLSNGDKGRRRSRLALYKRPKANGVKPDVIHNISTPLVSKALSNKSQHSISYTLSRSHSVIVEYTHDTNTDMFQIGRSTENMIDFVVTDTAGGSGGGGGGGSGGGGQGAAGEGVGGGGGGGQSAQSTISRYACRIMCERSAPYTARIYAAGFDSSKNIFLGERAAKWRTSDGLMDGLTTNGVLVMHPAGDFVSEPAPGVWREISVCGNVFALRETRSAQQRGKLVENESNTLQDGSLIDLCGATLLWRTSAGLRRTPTLKQLESLRQELNAARPQCPVGFNTLAFPSLAQREIVDKKQPWVYVNCGHVHGYHNWGYRKDKTPAAGGVPGLGGTAPAGLGGPGGSGGDRECPMCRRVGPYVPLWLGCEGGLYLDAGPPTHAFCPCGHVCSERTASGWSQIPLPHGTHAFHAACPFCGTWLTGEQGHIKLIFQGPVD, from the exons ATGGTTTTGGAGGGTAGCTCGGAGGCCCTTTGTCCCGCCCCGTCTCTGGAGCTGCGCCCGTCCTGCAACAACACCAAGAGCCAGCCGtcgccgccgcccccgctgcCCCTCGGAACCTCCGGCCCGCAGCCGCACGACCCCGTCTTCCCCAGCGACAAGGAGCCCGTCAAGTATGGGGAGCTCATCGTCTTAGG GCACAACGGCTCGCTGTCCAATGGCGACAAGGGGCGACGGCGAAGCCGCCTGGCGCTGTACAAGAGGCCGAAGGCCAACGGCGTCAAGCCCGACGTCATCCACAACATCTCCACCCCGCTGGTGTCCAAG GCCCTCAGCAACAAAAGCCAGCACAGCATCTCGTACACACTGTCGCGGAGCCACTCGGTCATTGTGGAGTACACCCATGACACCAACACAGACATGTTTCAG ATTGGCCGGTCCACCGAGAACATGATCGACTTTGTGGTGACAGACACGGCTGGCGgcagtggcggcggcggcggcgggggcagcGGAGGGGGGGGCCAGGGCGCGGCCGGGgaaggggtgggaggaggaggaggaggtgggcagtCGGCCCAGAGCACCATCTCGCGCTACGCCTGCCGCATCATGTGCGAGCGGAGCGCGCCATACACCGCCCGCATCTACGCCGCGGGCTTCGACTCCTCCAAGAACATCTTCCTGGGG gagcGAGCCGCTAAGTGGCGGACCTCTGACGGCCTGATGGACGGCCTCACCACCAACGGGGTGCTGGTCATGCACCCGGCGGGAGACTTCGTGTCCGAGCCGGCGCCGGGCGTGTGGCGGGAGATCTCCGTGTGCGGGAACGTCTTCGCCCTGCGGGAGACGCGCTCGGCCCAGCAGCGGGGGAAACTG GTGGAGAACGAGTCCAACACCCTCCAGGACGGCTCCCTGATCGACCTGTGCGGCGCCACCCTGCTGTGGCGGACGTCGGCGGGCCTGCGGCGCACGCCCACCCTGAAGCAGCTGGAGTCGCTGCGGCAGGAGCTGAACGCGGCGCGGCCCCAGTGCCCCGTGGGCTTCAACACGCTGGCCTTCCCCAGCCTGGCCCAGCGCGAGATCGTGGACAAGAAGCAGCCCTGGGTGTACGTCAACTGCGGCCACGTGCACGGTTACCACAACTGGGGCTACCGCAAGGATAAGACCCCGGCGGCCGGCGGAGTCCCCGGGCTCGGGGGCACGGCGCCCGCCGGCCTCGGGGGCCCCGGGGGCTCCGGGGGCGACCGGGAGTGCCCCATGTGCCGGCGCGTGGGCCCCTACGTGCCCCTGTGGCTGGGCTGCGAGGGGGGGCTGTACCTGGACGCGGGCCCCCCCACGCACGCCTTCTGCCCGTGCGGCCACGTGTGCTCGGAGCGGACGGCGTCGGGCTGGAGCCAGATCCCGCTGCCGCACGGCACGCACGCCTTCCACGCCGCGTGCCCCTTCTGCGGCACCTGGCTGACCGGGGAGCAGGGCCACATCAAACTCATCTTCCAGGGCCCCGTCGACTGa